In one Procambarus clarkii isolate CNS0578487 chromosome 29, FALCON_Pclarkii_2.0, whole genome shotgun sequence genomic region, the following are encoded:
- the LOC138369678 gene encoding dynein heavy chain-like — MWMLGLLGIEFNSVCIKILNKYSASQHEYSASQLEYSARQLEYSASQLDYSASQLEYSANHLQYSASQHEYSASQLEYSARQLEYSASQLDYSASQLEYSVNHLQYSASQLEYSPSQLEYSASQLEYLASQLEYSTSLQLDYSANQLQYSASQLEYSASQLEYSASQLEHSASQGEYSACQFEYSSSQLEYSESQLEYSASHLEYSASLFEYSASQLEYSASQILFAASLLLYSARKLDYSARHIKYSASQLEYSASQLEYSASHLQYSTSHLQYSSSQLKYSAS; from the exons ATGTGgatgttgggtttgctcggtatagagtttaacagcgtgtgtattaagatattaaataag TACTCGGCCAGTCAGCATGAGTACTCGGCCAGTCAGCTTGAGTACTCGGCCCGTCAGCTTGAGTATTCAGCCAGTCAGCTTGATTACTCGGCCAGTCAGCTTGAGTACTCGGCCAATCACCTTCAGTACTCGGCCAGTCAGCATGAGTACTCGGCCAGTCAGCTTGAGTACTCGGCCCGTCAGCTTGAGTATTCAGCCAGTCAGCTTGATTACTCGGCCAGTCAGCTTGAGTACTCGGTCAATCACCTTCAGTACTCGGCCAGTCAGCTTGAGTACTCGCCCAGTCAGCTCGAGTACTCTGCCAGTCAGCTTGAGTACTTGGCCAGTCAGCTTGAGTACTCGACCAGTCT TCAGCTCGACTACTCGGCCAATCAGCTTCAGTACTCGGCCAGTCAGCTCGAGTACTcagccagtcagcttgagtaCTCGGCCAGTCAGCTTGAGCACTCGGCCAGTCAAGGTGAGTACTCGGCTTGTCAGTTTGAGTACTCTTCCAGTCAGCTTGAGTACTCGGAAAGTCAGCTTGAGTACTcggccagtcaccttgagtacTCGGCCAGTCTGTTTGAATACTCGGCCAGTCAGCTCGAGTACTCGGCCAGTCAGATTTTGTTCGCTGCCAGTCTCCTTCTGTACTCGGCCAGGAAGCTTGATTACTCCGCCAGACATATTAAGTACTCGGCCAGTCAGCTCGAGTACTcagccagtcagcttgagtaCTCCGCCAGTCACCTTCAGTACTCGACTAGTCACCTTCAGTACTCGTCCAGTCAGCTCAAGTACTCAGCCAGTTAG
- the LOC138369677 gene encoding dynein heavy chain-like yields the protein MSTQYVSLCTRPVTFSTRPVTFSIRSVTFSTRPDSLSTQYVRLCTRPVTFSTRPDSLIECSVSQLEYSANHLQYSASQVEYLASQLEYSLENSDSQLEYSASQLEYSASQGEYSASKFEYSASQPEYSTGELEYTASQLEYSASQLEFSAWQLEFSDSQLEYSASEIEYSASQLEYSASELEFLARQLEYSSSLLEYSASQLEYSIEYSVSQLKYSASLLEYSANQLEYSASQLEYSPIHLEYLASQLEYSASHIQYSARQLECSVSQLQYSASQVEYLASQLEYSYSASQHEYSASHIQYSASQLEYSACQLEYSASQLDYSASQLEYSASHLQYSASQLEYSPSQLEYSTSQLEYSASQLEYSSSQLEYSASQLQYSAS from the exons ATGAGTACTCAGTATGTCAGCTTGTGTACTCGTCCAGTCACCTTCAGTACTCGGCCTGTCACCTTCAGTATTCGGTCAGTAACCTTCAGTACTCGGCCAGACAGCTTGAGTACTCAGTATGTCAGATTGTGTACTCGACCAGTCACCTTCAGTACTCGGCCAGACAGCTTAATTGAGTGCTCAGTCAGTCAGCTTGAGTACTCGGCCAATCATCTTCAGTACTCGGCCAGTCAGGTCGAGTACTTGGCCAGTCAGCTTGAGTACTCG CTTGAGAACTCGGACAGTCAGCTCGAGTACTCGGCCAGTCAGCTTGAGTACTCGGCAAGTCAAGGTGAGTACTCGGCCAGTAAGTTTGAGTACTCGGCCAGTCAGCCTGAGTATTCGACCGGTGAGCTTGAGTACACGGCCAGTCAGCTCGAGTACTCAGCCAGTCAGCTCGAGTTCTCGGCCTGGCAACTTGAGTTCTCGGACAGTCAGCTTGAGTACTCGGCCAGTGAGATTGAGTACTCGGCCAGTCAGCTCGAGTACTCGGCCAGTGAGCTCGAGTTCTTGGCCCGGCAACTTGAGTACTCGTCCAGTCTGCTTGAGTACTCGGCCAGTCAGCTCGAGTACTCA ATTGAGTACTCGGTCAGTCAGCTCAAGTACTCGGCCAGTCTGCTTGAGTACTCGGCCAATCAGCTTGAGTACTCGGCCAGTCAGCTTGAGTACTCGCCCATTCACCTTGAGTACTTGGCCAGTCAGCTTGAGTACTCGGCTAGTCACATTCAGTACTCGGCCAGACAGCTTGAGTGCTCAGTCAGTCAGCTTCAGTACTCGGCCAGTCAGGTCGAGTACTTGGCCAGTCAGCTTGAGTACTCG TACTCGGCCAGTCAGCATGAATACTCGGCCAGTCACATTCAGTACTCGGCCAGTCAGCTTGAGTACTCGGCCTGTCAGCTTGAGTATTCAGCCAGTCAGCTTGATTACTCGGCCAGTCAGCTTGAGTACTCGGCCAGTCACCTTCAGTATTCGGCCAGTCAGCTTGAGTACTCGCCCAGTCAGCTCGAATACTCGACCAGTCAGCTTGAGTACTCGGCCAGTCAGCTTGAGTACTCGTCCAGTCAGCTTGAGTACTCGGCCAGTCAGCTTCAGTATTCGGCCAGTTAG
- the LOC138369676 gene encoding S-antigen protein-like, with translation MAETPTIGPTFAEMLKSPGAMSTVKEVVMKAVTSQEAARCTSKLMETGGPRGPVIRETGGPRGPVIRETGGPRGPVIRETGGPRGPVIRETGGPRGPVIRETGGPHGPVIRETGGPHGPVIRETGGPHGPVIRETGGPRGPVIRETGGPHGPVIRETGGPHGPVIRETGGPRGPVIRETGGPRGPVIRETGGPRGPVIRETGGPRGPVIREMGNPSWTRH, from the exons atggcagagacccctacaattggtccaacctttgctgaaatgctgaagagcccaggagcaatgtccacagtcaaggaagttgtaatgaaagcagtaacctcacaggaggcagctagatgcacaagcaagCTAAT GGAGACGGGAGGCCCTCGTGGACCTGTCATTAGGGAGACGGGAGGCCCTCGTGGACCTGTCATTAGGGAGACGGGAGGCCCTCGAGGACCTGTTATTAGGGAGACGGGAGGCCCTCGTGGACCTGTCATTAGGGAGACGGGAGGCCCTCGTGGACCTGTTATTAGGGAGACGGGAGGCCCTCATGGACCTGTTATTAGGGAGACGGGAGGCCCTCATGGACCTGTCATTAGGGAGACGGGAGGCCCTCATGGACCTGTCATTAGGGAGACGGGAGGCCCTCGTGGACCTGTTATTAGGGAGACGGGAGGCCCTCATGGACCTGTTATTAGGGAGACGGGAGGCCCTCATGGACCTGTCATTAGGGAGACGGGAGGCCCTCGTGGACCTGTCATTAGGGAGACGGGAGGCCCTCGTGGACCTGTCATTAGGGAGACGGGAGGCCCTCGTGGACCTGTCATTAGGGAGACGGGAGGCCCTCGTGGACCTGTTATTAGGGAGATGGGGAATCCCTCGTGGACCCGTCATTAA